The genomic window CTTGAGGGCGCCGGCCTCGGTCACCACCGCCTCACCCGTCGGGCAGCTGCCAATTTCGTCAAGCTGCTTCTGGATGACGATGCCCCCACGCTGCTGTATGGCACTACCGAAGCCCGATCCCAGTTTGACGTCTTCGGTGATGTCGAAGACGAAGGCCTCGACATCCATGTCCGTGATGTCTTCCCGAACCAGCCGCAGGACCTTGTTGCCGATCTGTTTCTCCGCCATGACTGTCCTCCATGCTCTTATGAGTCCTATTACCCCGTTTCGAGTCCGACCAGCCTGCCGGTCACGGATCTGCCGGTTTCCTTCATCCATCCCGGATCGATGAGATCGGCCAGGTTGTACTCTTCCAAAACCTCTCCAACCCGAAGGTTGATCATCGCGTAGACGACTCGACACTCACAGGATTCAGCCCTCGGGCATGATTCGGGTTCCTCGATGCAGTCGACGACGCAGATCGGACCGATGGTTGCCTCGATAATTTGGCGGATGGAGATGTCCTCCGGCGACGAGGAGAGCTTGTAGCCCCCGTGGCGCCCCGCGACACCGCGAACCAGTCCGGCGTTGCGGAGAGACAACGCGACTTGCTCGAGGTACCCGTGAGAGATTCCTGTGCGTTCGGCGACCGACGCCAGGCTGATTGGCGTATCGGCGCCGCCTCTCCGTGCAAGATCGAGCATCATCCGGAGGGCATAACGGCCGCGAGTTGAAATCTTCATCGTGGACTGAAGATATTCCTATTATTCATACCTGTCAACTAGGAAATAATATATTCATCATTAATCTCAATCTCAACAAAATATTGACATTGTGGCGCCTTCGTTGGAGGTGCTATCGTGTTGCCGGAGAATGGCCGATCGAGGAGGCATTGATGGCACCGAAAACAGCCGTGATCATCGACGACGAACCGGATATCACGACCTATTTCTCGACTCTCTTGACCGATGCTGGATGGAAGGTTCGCACCGCCAACGATCCCAACGAGGGCATCACACTGGCCCGGGAGGATCCGCCTGCGGTCGTCATGTTGGATGTGATGATGCCCGAACGCGGGGGCCTCAGCACCCTGATCGCACTGCGCAAGGACGAGCGGACGGCTAAGATCCCGGTCGTGCTCGTGACCGGCATCCAGGAAAGCCTCAAAGCGGATTTCGGCGACTTTCTCGATCGGTTCAAGAAATACCACCCAGATGCATACCTGCAGAAACCGATCAACGAGGATGAACTGCTTCAGACCCTGGCCAAGGTCACTGGCGAGTAGGCCGCACGCTTTCCCGAACCTGCACGAGGCGCAGCGGCCACGAGGCCGCATCACCGGCGTAATTGACTCCAACCCTCGGTGTGCGGCGCACGTGATCTTCCGGCACCTCGATGCCGTCATCGCAGATTCTGATTGGGGAGTCCGGAACGCACAGATCGATTCCGTTGTCGGCAGTGGTGATCGCGAGAGCCTGGCACAGCTTGCCCGGGCCGTCAGTCAGCGACCCCTCCCCCACCCTCGGACCACGGCGTAATCGAGCGAGTTCGAGGCCCTCTTGAACGATACCGCCACGGATGAGGACCGCCTCCGGCCGACCGGGGCCGACCGTCACCACGTTGAGGCAGCTGTGGAGTCCGTAGACGAGGTAAACGTAGGCATGGCCAGCCTCACCCCACATGGTCTCGGTGCGCAACGTCCGACGGCCACCGAAGGTGTGGCAGGCGGGATCCTCGATCCCGAGATATGCTTCGACCTCGGTGAGTCTCAAAACGACATTTCCTGCGGGGCCGGTGCGGATCAGCAGCTTGCCGAGGAGTTCGCGCGCGACCGCCTCGGTGTTACGCTGGTAGAAGTCGCGCAGAATCACAGGAGGATACGACATGGGTTCAACCATCTGTGTCACCGGCGGTGCCGGCTTTATCGGCAGCCACGTCGCCGATGCCCTGGTCCGTGACGGCCACCGGGTGCTGATTGTGGACGACCTTTCGAGCGGGAGCAAGGACAACGTCCCGAAGGATTCGGAGCTTTTCGTGCTCGACGTGCGCTCCGAAGAGGCGGCCAAGCTCCTGGTTGAGCGAGAGGTCGAGATTCTCGTTCACCACGCGGCTCAGATGGACGTGCGGCGATCGGTCGCCGACCCTGTCTTCGACGCGGACGTCAACATCCTCGGCCTGCTCAATCTCCTCGAAACAGCTCGAGGCCAGGCTTTGCGGCAGGTCATTTTCGCATCGACCGGCGGTGCGATCTACGGCGAGCAGGAGGAGTTCCCCGCCGACGAGAATCACCCCGTTCGACCGCTTTCGCCGTACGGGGTTGCCAAGCTGGCGTGCGAGCGGTACCTCTACTTCTTCCACTCGGAGTACGGTCTCGATGCCACATGCCTCCGCTACGCAAACGTTTACGGCCCTCGGCAGAACCCGCACGGCGAAGCCGGGGTGGTGGCGATCTTCAGCCGCCGCCTGCTCGACGGAGAGGAGGCGGTTATCAACGGGGACGGGCTCCAGACACGCGACTATGTCTTCGTCGAGGACGTGGTTCGCGCGAATCTCGCGGCCCTCGATCGGCCGGGATTCTTCATCTACAACGTGGGCACGGGGGTCGAAACCGACGTCAACAGCTTGTTCGACTACATCGCACAGGCGGTCGGATTCGACGGCGTTCCGACGCACGGCCCCGCCGCTGCCGGTGAACAACGACGGTCGAGCATCAGCTCCGAGCGGATCCTCGAGGAGCTGAGCGTGACGGCGGACACTCCGCTGTCGGAGGGCATCCCGACGACCGTCGAGTGGTTCAGAGATAACGTTTGACGTTCAACGTTCTAACGTTCAACGTTTAACGTTTAACGTTTAAACGATTCTTACCAGTGCACCCGGCAGCGCGCCACCCTTGACATCGGCGGCCTGTCGAGGCACAGTCGCCGTCGACCAGGGCTGCCTTCGGGCAGGCTCGATGCGGAGGCAACATGACGATTGATCTCGATTTTTCCAAGCTCTCGGGGAGCGACGTGCTCGACATGGCGATTGCCATCGAGGACGAGGCCACGATCTACTATGAGCAGCTCGCCGATTGGGTCGGGGACGACAATCCGGACGTCGTCGATTTCTTCAAGCGTATGGCTGTGCGTGAGAAGCGCCACCACGACCAGATCGTCGCGCTGCGTGACCACCTGTTCGCCGAGGCTGTGAAGAGCCACGCCGACAAGGTCTCGTGGGCGGTCGAAGCTCCTGATGTCTACAAGGTGCCGGACGACGTCAATCTCCGACAGGCGTTCGAGGTCGCGATGGACGCCGAGACGCGGGCCCACGACTTCTACGCCGGCGCCCTCGAGTACGCCACCGATGATCAGGTGACCGAGCTCTTCGAGGGCCTGCGCCAGGCCGAGGCGGATCACAAGCGAATGCTCAAGGAGGAGATGGAGAAGCGTCTGGTCTGAACGTTCAACCTTGGAACGTTTCAACGTGTGAACCTTAGCAGGTGAGGTGGAGTGCAGCGGCGACGTCGCGGCCCTCGGCCGATAGCCGGTTGTAGCTGTCGACTGCTACGCCGGTCTTCTCGACCACCACCTCCGAGCCGGCCCGTGCCAGCGCCTCCAACGTCTCGTCGAGCACTCTGACACGGCCGAAGTACCCCGTCCCGAGCACCACCACTTCCGGAGCGGCCGCGATCAACTCTCGCAAATCCTCGACGGCATAGACGTGGCCGCCCGCCGCACGCCACCACGGGCCCTTGACCCCGCCGCCGGCCAGGATCACATCTGCTGAAAACTCTCGTCCGTCGACCCAGATACGGCCAAACGAGTAGGCATCTATGTGCATGCCGCGCCTGATCAACCGTAGGGAAAGACGACGGGATAGCGCGGGATCATCAACTCGCGAGCCTTCTCCTGGTCCGCCTCCGTCGGGCGAACCGTTATCACGGTCGTCTCGAGGTCCCTGAGAAGGGCCAACGCAGTGCTTCCGAGGCCGACGTCGAGCGGTCCCCTCTTCGAGTGACTGCCAATCACGAGCACATCGGCGCCGACCTCTTCCATATGAGCGAGAATCTCTCGGCTCGGCTTGCCCTTGCGAATTCGTGTCTCGACCTCGAGGCCTTTCGACCTGAGAGGCTCGGCATAACGGTCCATCTTTTCTTCCATCGTCTCGACATCGGGCAGCAGCTCTACCGGTGCCTCCACCGACA from Acidobacteriota bacterium includes these protein-coding regions:
- a CDS encoding Rrf2 family transcriptional regulator codes for the protein MKISTRGRYALRMMLDLARRGGADTPISLASVAERTGISHGYLEQVALSLRNAGLVRGVAGRHGGYKLSSSPEDISIRQIIEATIGPICVVDCIEEPESCPRAESCECRVVYAMINLRVGEVLEEYNLADLIDPGWMKETGRSVTGRLVGLETG
- a CDS encoding response regulator, which translates into the protein MAPKTAVIIDDEPDITTYFSTLLTDAGWKVRTANDPNEGITLAREDPPAVVMLDVMMPERGGLSTLIALRKDERTAKIPVVLVTGIQESLKADFGDFLDRFKKYHPDAYLQKPINEDELLQTLAKVTGE
- a CDS encoding universal stress protein, which codes for MVYEKICVAAALQRYLDITPIAARIRDLAEVVAVAYDAPVSVLSVEAPVELLPDVETMEEKMDRYAEPLRSKGLEVETRIRKGKPSREILAHMEEVGADVLVIGSHSKRGPLDVGLGSTALALLRDLETTVITVRPTEADQEKARELMIPRYPVVFPYG
- a CDS encoding NAD-dependent epimerase/dehydratase family protein, with translation MGSTICVTGGAGFIGSHVADALVRDGHRVLIVDDLSSGSKDNVPKDSELFVLDVRSEEAAKLLVEREVEILVHHAAQMDVRRSVADPVFDADVNILGLLNLLETARGQALRQVIFASTGGAIYGEQEEFPADENHPVRPLSPYGVAKLACERYLYFFHSEYGLDATCLRYANVYGPRQNPHGEAGVVAIFSRRLLDGEEAVINGDGLQTRDYVFVEDVVRANLAALDRPGFFIYNVGTGVETDVNSLFDYIAQAVGFDGVPTHGPAAAGEQRRSSISSERILEELSVTADTPLSEGIPTTVEWFRDNV
- a CDS encoding ferritin family protein translates to MTIDLDFSKLSGSDVLDMAIAIEDEATIYYEQLADWVGDDNPDVVDFFKRMAVREKRHHDQIVALRDHLFAEAVKSHADKVSWAVEAPDVYKVPDDVNLRQAFEVAMDAETRAHDFYAGALEYATDDQVTELFEGLRQAEADHKRMLKEEMEKRLV
- a CDS encoding MTH938/NDUFAF3 family protein; the protein is MHIDAYSFGRIWVDGREFSADVILAGGGVKGPWWRAAGGHVYAVEDLRELIAAAPEVVVLGTGYFGRVRVLDETLEALARAGSEVVVEKTGVAVDSYNRLSAEGRDVAAALHLTC
- a CDS encoding DNA-3-methyladenine glycosylase; protein product: MSYPPVILRDFYQRNTEAVARELLGKLLIRTGPAGNVVLRLTEVEAYLGIEDPACHTFGGRRTLRTETMWGEAGHAYVYLVYGLHSCLNVVTVGPGRPEAVLIRGGIVQEGLELARLRRGPRVGEGSLTDGPGKLCQALAITTADNGIDLCVPDSPIRICDDGIEVPEDHVRRTPRVGVNYAGDAASWPLRLVQVRESVRPTRQ